In a genomic window of Flavobacterium sp. KACC 22761:
- a CDS encoding TonB-dependent receptor, with the protein MKTIYKKLLFLFLLLPFTVLAQSTLNGTVVDKATGQPIPGVNVNVQGSKGGTSTDFDGKFQLPNLKNGDKIVVSFIGYVSSTITFSGQKTVSVILEEDTNQLKEVVVQVGYGTVKKKDATGAVTVLGAKDFNRGPVQSADQMIQGRVAGLQIINGGGSPGADPIVRIRSGSSLSANNDPLYVIDGIPVANGGVEGGRNPLSTINPNDIESQTVLKDASATAIYGSRASNGVIIITTKKGKSGDIKVSYNGNFQVSEVTQQVDALSSGQFRDFVNAHGSASQIAAMGQANTNWQDEIYRTAMGTDQNISASGGKDNVTYRASVGYTNLNGVLLRDNFERTTLGVSLNGDFFDKHLKVQVNNNTSIINSNYSNTGAVGAAVGFDPTQSVKNADGTYFQWMTSPTEFNQLAGKNPLALINQQNNLGTFNRSIGNIQLDYKMHFLPELKATVNLGYDQMSGRGFGGTNGDYLYGLKGSGYNNSYVNIEKRNNKLMDLYLNYNKLFEDIKTQIDVTGGYTYQDFREEKNKSNYNFENDVNTVELFTPTHINLQSFFGRANFTVADKYLATVSLRRDGTSRFTEQYRWSNFPAVSVAWKLNEENFLKDVSSINSLKLRGGWGITGQQNIGSAYPSIPLYLASNTAAQYQIGNTFYTTYRPQPYNSNLKWEETTTINVGLDFALFNNRFTGTADVYERTTDDLLLYTQNPAFFGFSNYDNYNVGSLKNKGLELSGEVVAVKKDNLEWRIGGNITFQNSKITKLTTTQDNTPGLEAGDNISGGTGNKIQNNQVGYAPNSFYVFEQAYDAAGKPIDGVFIDRNKDGVVNEDDMYRFHKPAADVFYGFYTTLNYKNWDFSMNWRGSWGNYMYNNVDSGNGTYNNILIRQNDLSNGVENLLETGFKQGSNFQLKSDYYVQDASFVKLDNVTVGYTFNQKIKGISMLKLTASAQNVLTITKYEGLNPEISNGIDNNIYPRPITFMLGLNANF; encoded by the coding sequence ATGAAAACAATTTACAAAAAGTTGTTATTTTTATTCCTACTGCTGCCGTTTACTGTGTTAGCTCAAAGCACATTAAATGGAACTGTTGTCGATAAGGCAACTGGGCAGCCGATTCCGGGAGTAAATGTAAATGTACAAGGCTCTAAAGGAGGTACTTCTACAGATTTTGACGGAAAATTTCAATTGCCAAATTTAAAAAATGGTGATAAAATTGTCGTGTCATTTATTGGTTATGTAAGTAGTACTATTACTTTTTCTGGACAAAAAACAGTAAGCGTTATACTAGAAGAAGACACAAACCAACTTAAAGAGGTTGTTGTACAAGTAGGTTACGGTACTGTTAAGAAAAAAGATGCGACAGGAGCTGTAACAGTTTTAGGTGCAAAAGATTTTAATAGAGGACCGGTGCAATCTGCTGATCAAATGATTCAAGGTAGAGTAGCTGGTTTGCAAATTATTAACGGAGGAGGATCTCCAGGAGCTGATCCAATCGTGAGAATTCGTAGTGGATCTTCTCTTAGTGCAAACAACGATCCATTATATGTAATCGATGGTATTCCTGTTGCAAACGGAGGAGTAGAAGGAGGAAGAAACCCTTTGTCTACAATCAATCCTAATGATATTGAATCACAAACAGTTTTAAAAGATGCTTCTGCAACTGCAATTTACGGTTCAAGAGCTTCTAATGGTGTAATCATTATTACAACTAAAAAAGGTAAATCGGGAGATATCAAAGTAAGTTATAACGGGAACTTTCAGGTTTCAGAAGTAACACAACAAGTTGATGCTTTGTCAAGCGGACAATTTAGAGATTTCGTAAATGCTCATGGAAGCGCTTCTCAAATTGCTGCAATGGGACAAGCTAACACCAACTGGCAAGATGAAATCTACAGAACTGCTATGGGAACTGATCAAAATATTTCTGCTAGTGGTGGAAAAGATAATGTTACTTATAGAGCTTCTGTAGGATATACAAACTTAAATGGAGTTTTATTAAGAGACAATTTTGAAAGAACAACTTTAGGAGTTTCGTTAAATGGAGACTTTTTTGACAAACATTTAAAAGTTCAAGTAAACAACAATACCTCTATAATTAACAGTAATTATAGTAATACAGGGGCAGTTGGAGCAGCTGTAGGATTTGATCCAACTCAGTCTGTAAAAAATGCTGACGGAACTTATTTCCAATGGATGACATCTCCAACAGAGTTTAATCAGTTGGCAGGAAAAAATCCACTTGCGTTGATTAACCAACAAAATAACTTAGGTACTTTTAATAGAAGTATTGGAAACATCCAATTGGATTATAAAATGCACTTTTTACCAGAATTAAAAGCTACAGTAAATTTAGGTTACGACCAAATGAGCGGTAGAGGTTTTGGTGGAACTAATGGAGATTATTTATATGGTCTTAAAGGTTCTGGATACAACAACTCTTATGTAAACATAGAGAAGAGAAATAACAAGTTGATGGACTTGTATTTGAATTACAATAAATTGTTTGAAGATATTAAAACTCAGATCGATGTAACAGGTGGTTATACTTATCAAGATTTTAGAGAAGAAAAAAATAAATCAAACTATAATTTTGAAAATGATGTAAATACAGTAGAGTTGTTTACTCCAACACACATTAATTTACAGTCATTCTTTGGTAGAGCGAATTTCACAGTAGCAGATAAGTATTTAGCAACTGTATCTTTAAGACGTGATGGCACTTCTAGATTTACAGAACAATATCGTTGGTCAAATTTCCCAGCAGTTTCTGTGGCTTGGAAATTGAATGAAGAAAATTTTTTAAAAGATGTTTCAAGCATCAACTCTTTAAAATTAAGAGGAGGATGGGGTATCACAGGTCAACAAAATATAGGAAGTGCTTATCCATCTATTCCATTGTATTTAGCATCAAACACTGCGGCTCAATATCAAATTGGAAATACGTTCTATACAACTTACAGACCACAACCTTATAACAGCAACCTGAAATGGGAGGAGACTACTACAATTAACGTTGGATTGGATTTCGCTCTTTTCAATAATAGATTTACAGGTACTGCAGATGTTTATGAGAGAACTACTGATGACTTGTTATTGTATACTCAAAATCCTGCTTTCTTCGGATTTTCTAATTATGACAATTACAATGTTGGTAGTCTTAAAAACAAAGGACTTGAGTTATCTGGTGAAGTAGTTGCGGTTAAAAAAGACAATTTAGAATGGAGAATTGGTGGAAATATTACATTCCAGAATTCAAAAATTACAAAATTAACGACTACTCAAGATAATACTCCTGGATTAGAAGCCGGAGACAATATATCAGGAGGAACAGGAAATAAAATTCAAAACAATCAAGTAGGTTATGCGCCAAATTCATTCTATGTATTTGAGCAGGCTTATGATGCGGCTGGAAAACCAATCGATGGCGTTTTTATTGATCGTAATAAAGATGGAGTAGTAAATGAAGATGATATGTATCGTTTTCATAAACCAGCAGCCGATGTGTTTTACGGGTTTTATACAACCTTGAATTACAAAAACTGGGATTTCTCTATGAACTGGAGAGGTTCTTGGGGGAACTATATGTACAATAACGTAGATTCAGGAAATGGTACATATAATAACATCTTAATCAGACAAAATGATTTATCGAATGGTGTTGAAAATCTTTTAGAAACAGGATTTAAACAAGGAAGTAACTTCCAATTAAAATCTGATTACTATGTACAGGATGCTTCTTTTGTGAAATTAGATAACGTTACAGTTGGATATACTTTCAATCAAAAAATTAAAGGTATTTCAATGTTAAAGTTAACTGCTTCAGCGCAAAATGTTTTGACAATTACGAAATATGAAGGTTTAAATCCTGAGATTTCTAATGGTATAGATAATAATATATACCCAAGACCAATTACTTTCATGTTAGGATTAAACGCTAACTTCTAA
- a CDS encoding RagB/SusD family nutrient uptake outer membrane protein codes for MKKIQIKLIGISLFMMTMLFSSCTDDLNQSPDNGDSVSADELFKDPASYKQNLSKLYAGFATTGQQGPAGSPDISGIDEGTSQYIRGFWMMQELTTDEAVIAWNDGTIKDFHSQTWSSADSFIAATFARFSFQIVNCNEFLRQTTDAKLASRGITDAALLSDIKVFRAEARFLRAMTYWHLVDTFGAGSIVTEDSPTTFYYPDYASRAEIYKFIDEELTAIEPLLKTPKTNEAYRVDQAAAWMLHAKLYMNAKVYIGTDHYTEALPFIDKVINSGYTLHNNYNQLFLADNDKNGAQKEFIFAIGFDGIHTQTYGGTTFLVHAPVGGSMVASEYGINGGWGGIRTTSAFVDKFPAVTTDTRSQFYTNGQSKEIANIGNFTDGYAIMKFKNVDVNGVQGSDKAGNFADTDFPIFRLADAYLMYAECVVRGAGGSLATATTYVNALRTRAKANIITQTDLNLNFILDERGRELYWEGHRRTDLIRFGKFSGGSYLWPWKGNVAGGTSTQSYRDLFPIPAGALGANQNLKQNPGY; via the coding sequence ATGAAAAAGATACAAATAAAATTAATAGGTATTTCTTTGTTTATGATGACGATGTTGTTTTCATCATGTACAGACGATTTAAACCAATCACCTGATAATGGAGATTCTGTCAGCGCTGACGAGTTATTTAAAGATCCGGCGTCATACAAACAAAATTTATCCAAATTATATGCAGGTTTTGCTACAACTGGTCAACAAGGACCTGCAGGAAGCCCTGATATTTCTGGAATTGACGAGGGAACAAGCCAATACATTAGAGGTTTTTGGATGATGCAAGAATTAACAACTGACGAAGCTGTTATTGCTTGGAATGATGGAACAATTAAAGATTTCCATTCACAAACATGGTCATCTGCAGATTCATTTATTGCGGCAACATTTGCACGTTTTTCTTTCCAAATTGTAAACTGTAATGAGTTTTTAAGACAAACGACAGATGCAAAATTAGCATCAAGAGGAATAACAGATGCGGCATTATTGTCTGATATTAAAGTATTCCGCGCTGAAGCTCGTTTTTTAAGAGCGATGACATACTGGCATTTGGTAGATACTTTTGGAGCAGGATCAATCGTAACAGAAGATTCTCCAACAACATTTTACTATCCAGATTATGCTTCTAGAGCTGAAATCTACAAGTTTATTGATGAGGAACTTACAGCTATTGAGCCACTTTTGAAAACACCAAAAACGAACGAAGCTTACCGTGTTGATCAAGCTGCTGCTTGGATGTTGCATGCTAAATTATACATGAATGCAAAAGTTTATATCGGTACAGATCATTATACTGAAGCGCTTCCTTTTATTGACAAAGTAATCAATTCTGGTTATACGTTACATAATAATTACAATCAGTTATTCTTAGCTGATAACGACAAAAACGGTGCGCAGAAAGAATTTATTTTTGCAATTGGTTTTGACGGAATCCACACGCAGACTTACGGTGGAACAACATTCTTAGTTCACGCTCCAGTTGGTGGAAGCATGGTGGCATCTGAATACGGTATCAACGGAGGTTGGGGAGGTATTAGAACAACTTCGGCTTTTGTTGACAAGTTCCCAGCGGTTACTACAGATACTCGTTCTCAGTTTTATACGAATGGACAAAGTAAAGAAATTGCAAACATTGGAAACTTTACTGATGGATATGCAATTATGAAATTTAAAAATGTTGATGTTAATGGTGTTCAAGGATCAGATAAAGCAGGGAACTTTGCAGATACTGATTTTCCAATCTTCAGACTTGCAGATGCTTACTTAATGTATGCGGAATGTGTTGTTAGAGGTGCAGGCGGAAGCTTGGCAACTGCAACGACTTATGTAAATGCTTTAAGAACAAGAGCAAAAGCAAATATTATTACTCAAACAGATCTTAACTTGAATTTTATTTTAGATGAAAGAGGAAGAGAGCTTTACTGGGAAGGACACAGAAGAACAGATTTGATCCGTTTCGGAAAATTCAGTGGAGGTTCATACTTATGGCCATGGAAAGGAAATGTGGCTGGAGGTACTTCTACACAATCTTACAGAGATTTATTCCCAATTCCTGCTGGAGCTTTAGGAGCAAATCAAAATTTAAAACAAAATCCTGGATACTAA
- a CDS encoding SusE domain-containing protein has protein sequence MKNITKLLIALLALVAVSCSVEDVQDRPVIEGVDSPVLTAPQSGAAYVLKPEAADAQAERFTWNSANYGGDVEITYTVEMDKKGNSFKTPKELGTVKSQNQVSVSVGKLNTAALALAATPFVAGDFEVRVKSAVSTNVMYSNVVGIVVTPYTTETPKLWVPGGYQSTSGYGSDWTHSSAPILIAEGYGKTAFEGYVYFATAQDPTQDGKGYKLSTEAGWGGTNYGAGSTAGTLSSAGTAKNLGITTPGYYRIKADTDPTKLSIATLKTTWGIIGNATPGGWDTDTPMTYDPATKKWTVTVTLTAQSAPDNGLKFRANGNWDLNFGDTGANGTLEEGGTNIGTSAGKYLITLDLSNPRNYTYTMVKQ, from the coding sequence ATGAAAAATATAACGAAATTATTAATTGCTTTATTAGCATTAGTTGCTGTATCATGCAGCGTTGAAGATGTACAAGATAGACCTGTGATCGAAGGAGTTGATTCTCCAGTTTTAACTGCTCCTCAAAGTGGTGCGGCATATGTATTGAAACCAGAAGCTGCTGATGCTCAAGCGGAGCGTTTCACATGGAATTCAGCAAATTATGGAGGAGATGTTGAAATTACCTATACAGTTGAAATGGATAAAAAAGGAAACAGTTTCAAAACTCCTAAAGAATTAGGAACTGTAAAATCTCAAAATCAAGTTTCAGTTTCAGTTGGCAAATTAAACACGGCGGCTTTGGCTTTAGCAGCAACTCCATTTGTTGCTGGTGATTTTGAAGTAAGAGTAAAATCTGCTGTGAGTACAAATGTTATGTATTCAAATGTTGTTGGAATTGTTGTAACTCCTTACACTACTGAAACTCCAAAATTATGGGTTCCAGGTGGATACCAAAGTACAAGTGGCTACGGATCAGATTGGACACATTCTTCTGCTCCAATATTGATTGCTGAAGGATATGGAAAAACTGCTTTTGAAGGATATGTTTATTTCGCAACTGCACAAGATCCAACACAAGATGGAAAAGGATACAAATTATCTACTGAAGCAGGTTGGGGAGGAACAAATTATGGAGCTGGCTCTACAGCTGGTACATTAAGTTCAGCAGGTACTGCTAAAAATCTTGGAATCACTACTCCAGGATATTACAGAATTAAAGCAGATACTGATCCTACAAAATTATCAATCGCTACTTTAAAAACTACTTGGGGAATCATTGGTAATGCAACTCCAGGAGGATGGGATACAGACACTCCAATGACATACGATCCTGCTACTAAAAAATGGACAGTTACTGTGACTTTAACTGCTCAGTCTGCTCCAGATAATGGATTGAAATTTAGAGCCAACGGAAACTGGGATCTTAACTTCGGAGATACTGGTGCTAATGGTACTCTAGAAGAAGGTGGAACTAATATCGGTACATCTGCTGGAAAATATTTGATCACTTTAGATTTAAGTAATCCAAGAAATTACACTTATACTATGGTAAAACAATAA